DNA sequence from the Cyprinus carpio isolate SPL01 chromosome A9, ASM1834038v1, whole genome shotgun sequence genome:
tcaaatgcaaaaatgtttcatAATGTCATAGTTTGTTTGCATATgtcatttggtttgatattttgatttCCTTGATATAACATTCAGACTTTTGTTTTTGGGGTCACTGCATATCCTCACTCCTGCTGCTGAATCAGCATGAACCCACTCACTGCCAAAGGGTGGTGTTGATTATTTGCCTGTAGATAATCACACATCAGCATCGCTAAGACCCCGGATCTTCAGGGTCTGCAGGCTGCGATCTCTTTGGCCATGAAGGAGCTGTGATGTAGGCTGGTTTTGACCCTCTTCTCCCTCTGCCGGCGGTTACAGAACCAAACACGCACCACCTCCTTCTCCAGATGGAGACCCTCTGCCATCCGCACAATCTCCTGAGATGATGGCTTACTCTTCTCCACAAAATTCCTTTCTAAGGCTTCCTTAGCCCCAAGACTGAGGGAGGAAATTAAGAACTAATTAGGTATTAATTAGAGGGAAATGCTGATATAATGGCTTTTGTTTTTTAGATCAGATTCCTCATTTACCTGATGGTTGTTCTCCGTTTGCGTTTACGCTCATGCATGCCCATCTTCTCATTAAAAAGAGCTGATGAGAATCACAAATTAGAGCTAGGTATTTTAGAGCCATcttgtgttttcattaaaaactctGGGATAACGGTATGATAgtggtaaataaatacataaatgatctCACTCAGGAGTGTGTTGACTCACCACCGGCTTGCTCAGCCTCCTCCAGCCACTTTGCCAGGATGGATTTGAGCTTGCAGGCGTTTTTGAAGCTGAGCTGCAAGTTCTCGAAGCGGCAGATGGTGGTTTGGCTGAATTCAGAGCCGTGCACAGCCGCCAGGGCTTCACCCACATTGGTCTGTGTGTAACCTGTCAATCACAGCTAAAAGTTAGGAGAAGTtttaacccttgtgaaaaagaagtgtgcttaatcgtattgaatgtgcacttttaatgtacttaaaatcttaaaaatagctAATTTAACATTCCCTTAATAGTTTCTCTAACGTTCACATAAccaggaaaaaatgttttttaaatcattttgaaaaatggaaGTTCTGGATGTTCTAAAAAAGTTTGAGGGTTTATGTTTCATAACACACATAAGTACCAattctaagaatttttttttatatatattctgcatTAAGTCTCGTTTACTTGTGCTGATTATTTTGGTCAAGAGTTGCCCATTTAGGCAGAGAAATGACCAAACAAatgtcaaacaaacaaattgtGCAGCTGAATGTAGATAATAGCTCAACAATAGACTGCCACAGAAATAACTAATAGAAACTAATCAGCTaagctaaataaactaaatatgaTGCAGCAATGTTTTACATAAGTATATAAAACATGGTCCAACCTAGTTTGATCCTCCTCAGTTTGAAGTCATTAGCAAACTTCTCCAGTTCACGGATCTGAGGTGAGTCCATGTCAGGCGGCTCTTCCAGGGGCCGGCTTTTCCTGCGCAGCTCCTGCTTGATGTCACCTAGAGTGGGTTCGTCTGTGAGCAGGGCCTGGGGCAGCGGCGGTAAGCTGTGGGTCAAAGCACAGGAGCCCCCACCCAGACTGTGCTCTGGGAACTTATAGAGGCGTGGAGCCAGAGCTCCTGCGGGACAGGACACAAATGAAGGTTTGATTTACTCAATTATTgtcttttcagcatcattacaggtACCCAAGGACGTTTATCATTAAGGGACACTGAATTATTTTGCTGTTACCATAAAATGTCAATACCAATTTActtcatataaaatacaaaaattaaaaaagaaagaaattaataaaatacatcataaaaatacacaaggCTGTGTGTTAGAGCGAATAACTGTTCAAGGAGATCAAAATCTAAGAATATCTAACATAGAATATCTGTGTTTTGTGacagttgttcatgagtcccttgtttgtcctgaacactTAAACTGTCTTTTGTTCTTCTGagaaatcctccagctcctgcacattctttggttttccagcatctgcTGAATATTTGACggctttccagcagtgactgaatgattttgagatccatcatTTCActctgaggacaattgagggactcatacataacaattaaagtgaaaatatttactgatgttcaagaaggcaacacaatgcattaagagccgggggtgtAAACCTTCGAACAGGATAaatgatgtgtacatttttcttattttgattaaagatcatATTACTCATAGATCATATTAGATCATAGTATATC
Encoded proteins:
- the LOC109074945 gene encoding pituitary-specific positive transcription factor 1-like isoform X1 codes for the protein MTCQAFSTTDCFTTLSGDSAALPLLMHHTGAADCLPVTSHATNMVPPVPSGLPLVQSSKRSHMHLSASALGNASASLHYPMPPCHYSNQQTTYGMMAAQEMLSASISQTRILQTCSMPHANMVNSANSLQGALAPRLYKFPEHSLGGGSCALTHSLPPLPQALLTDEPTLGDIKQELRRKSRPLEEPPDMDSPQIRELEKFANDFKLRRIKLGYTQTNVGEALAAVHGSEFSQTTICRFENLQLSFKNACKLKSILAKWLEEAEQAGALFNEKMGMHERKRKRRTTISLGAKEALERNFVEKSKPSSQEIVRMAEGLHLEKEVVRVWFCNRRQREKRVKTSLHHSSFMAKEIAACRP
- the LOC109074945 gene encoding pituitary-specific positive transcription factor 1-like isoform X2; its protein translation is MTCQAFSTTDCFTTLSGDSAALPLLMHHTGAADCLPVTSHATNMVPPVPSGLPLVQSSKRSHMHLSASALGNASASLHYPMPPCHYSNQQTTYGMMAAQEMLSASISQTRILQTCSMPHANMVNSANSLQGALAPRLYKFPEHSLGGGSCALTHSLPPLPQALLTDEPTLGDIKQELRRKSRPLEEPPDMDSPQIRELEKFANDFKLRRIKLGYTQTNVGEALAAVHGSEFSQTTICRFENLQLSFKNACKLKSILAKWLEEAEQAGALFNEKMGMHERKRKRRTTISS